The Polyangium mundeleinium genome contains the following window.
CTGGAAGAAGCCCATGATGCGGCGACCGACGCGGTTGCCGAAGGGGTGCATCTGCGGTGCTTCGTCGACGACGCCCGAGAGCGCGTTGTAGACGACGAGCGAGACCTCGCCGGTCGTGCTGGCGATCGGGAAACGCCACCCGATGCGCCCGTTCAGGAGCGCGTAGCCGGGGATGTCGAAGGTCTGCACCTGGATGCCCGAGAGCGTGGCGACCTGCTCGGCCCAGGTCTGCGCCGACTGGTAGTGGAAGGTGATCTCGCCGTCGATGCCGGGCTTCGTGCGGAGCTGGACGCCGGCGTTGATCTTGTGCCGGCTCGTGCGCTGATCCGTCGGCGCCGAACAGCCGTCCGGCAGCTCCTGCGACGAGACGTTCAGCGCGTAGTTCGCGAAGATGTCGAGGCCCTCGATCGGGTAGACGCGCGTGCCGACCTCGCCGCCGAAGACGTTCTGGATGTCGCAGCGGTTGAGCCACCCGCCGAAGCCGACCGTGTAACGTCCCGTCTCCGGGTTGAGCCCGCCGAGCCCGTCAGCGCGGTTCGCCAGCGTGAGCGGCCGCTCGCCGGCGAGCGCGATCAGGTCCGTGACGCGGTTGTAGTAGGCGGTCGCTTCGAACTCGAAGCGATCGCTCATCTGGTTCAGGTAGCTCGCCTCGGCCGTGATGATGCTCTCGGGCCGGAGGCGGAAGGCCGTGTCTTCGTAGCGCTGCGATGCCGAGATGAGCTCGGCGCCCGGGAGCTGGAGCTGGATCGGCAGGTCGAGGTACGACTCGAGGAAGGTCGTGTTGCGGAAGGCGGTCGAGCCGCTCACGCGGATCGACTGGAGGTCGGTCGGCTTGATGATGACCGAGCCGCGCGGCGAGACCTTCACGCTCTGGAGGTAGGGCACGTAGTCGGCGCGGCCCGAGACGACGAGCTGCACGGACTTGCCGAAGTGCAGCGTGTCCTGGAGGAAGAGCGAGCCCCAGTTCTCGATCGGCGTCTCGTCCTGGAGGTACGTCCAGGTGATCGACTTCATGCGGTACGCAGCGCCGCCGCGGAGGCTGTGCTCGACGGACTTCGGCCACGTGACGTCCTTGAAGAAGTTGAGCTCGGCGTCGACGACGTTCTGGTTCGCCTGGCTCGGGAAGAGCGTGTGGCCGTAGTAGTCGTGGTTCGACGACGTCTGCGCGGCGACCCGCGCGTAAAAGACGCGCGCGGAAAAGTTTTCGGTCTTGAAGAGCGCCGTGATGTCGGCGTTGTCGAAGCGGGCGCGGTAGTCGTTGAACGGGCCGATGCCGTAGACGTCGAGGTCGCTGCGCGCGAAGCCGCCGCCGACCTGGAGCTCGCGGTTGTTCTTGAAGCGCTGCGCGAGGCGGATGTCGACGCGCAGGTTCTCCGCGCCGAGGTTCTGGTTCGGATCGAAGACCTGGATGTCCTGGCGCCCGTTCTGCACCTCGCGCGTCCACCGCGGGTAACGCGTGTAGCCGACCGACGCGCGGTACCCGAGGTCGCCGTCGCGCCCCGTGGCCCACGCCGAGCCGTAGCCCTGCCCCGTGTCGCCGTAGCCCACGCGGAAGCCCGTGCGGCCCTCGCCCGGCGCGATCGTGATGATGTTGACGACGCCGGCGAACGCGTTGGCGCCGTAGAGCGCGGAGCCCGGACCCCGCACGACCTCGATGCGCTCGATCTGGTCGACGTCGATCGAGAGCGTCTCCCAGAACGTCGAGCCGAGGATGTCGAGGTACGCGGGCCGCTGCCCGTTGATGAGCACGAGCAGCTTGTTCGCGAGGCGGCTGTTGAAGCCGCGCATCGAGACGTTCGTGTCGCCGCCCGTGATTTGCATGACGTCCATGCCGGGCACGCGACGCAAGAGCTCGGGGATGCGCGTGATGCCCGAGAGGCGGATGTCCTGCCGCGTGATGATGGTCGTGGAGTTCGGCGAGTCGAGCGGGCTCTGGGCGCCACGCGAGGCCGTGATGACCGTCTCGCGGTAGACGTCCTCGTCGCGCGCCTTGCCGACGATCTTGTTCACGTCGGCCTGCGCCTGCGCGTCGCCGGGCTTGGTGCCACCGGGCTTCGTATCACCAGGGGTGTCGCCGGGCTTGGTATCGCCGGGCTTGGTATCGCCGGGTTTGGTGTCGCCGGGTTTGGTATCGCCGGGCTTGTCTTCGCCAGGCTTGGTGTCGCCGGGTTTGGTGTCGCCCTCGTTCGTCTTCGGCGGCTCGGTGGTCTTGGATTGCTCGGCGCGCTGCAGGGCGAGCTTCTCTTCGAGCTGCTTCAGGACCTGCGCGGACTCGGCGCGGTCGGGCGGATCGGACGCGACGTACTGCTTGTACGCGTTGATGGCCTGCTCGAGGTTGCCGGCCTCGGCGTGCGCGCGCGCGATGTTGAAGAGGACGTTCGGGTGCGGGAGGATTTCCTGCGCACGCTCGAGCTCCTTGATGCCCTCGGGGTAGTTGCCCTTGCTGATGAGCTCCATGCCCGCGCGGAAGTGCCGTCGCGCCTCGGTGCGCGCGTCGGCCATCGCGGGGCCCGCGGCGAGGGCCGTGGCGCAGGCGAGGGCGAGCGCGACGAGCACGCGCGTGGGGCGCGAGCGTCGTGGTTCCTTGGAGGCAGAGGGCGCGTCACGGTGGGCGGATGAGGGCTCGGACGACATGGCGGTTCCTCGGGGGCAAACCGCACTCTACACGAGCATTCACCCGCCCTCATCGCCATTTCGGCGGAGCGCGCGCGTCAGTAAGGATTGCCTTTGTAAGGGTCCGGCTTGTAGTTCGGATCCTTGTTCCCGCCGGTCTTCGTCGTGGCGGGCGCGGTGCGCACGGTGCCCGCGGCGGCGTCGAGCGTGACCTTTACCTTCTCCTCGACGACCGTGACCTTGATGGTCTTCGACTGGTAGCCCTTCTTCGACAGCGTGAGGCTGTGCACGACGTCGGCCGCAGCGCCGGCGCCGCGGAACGTCACGTCGCAAGGCGTGCCCCCGCAGAGCGTCTCGTTCCCCTCCATGACGCTCGCGCCGGAAGGATCACTCTCGATGTGCACCACGCGATCCCCGGGACGCGCGGGCGTCTGCGGCGCGGCCTGCGTGGGCGTGGGCGGCGGCGTCGTCGCGGGCGAGGCGCTCCCCGCCGTCGTCTCGCCGGAGCTGCGCGTCTGCGTGAGCGTGATGATGATGCCCACGAAGCCGAGCACGAGCACGCCCGTGATCAACATGAAGCGCCGCTTGCCGCTCTGGCCGCCGAGCGCGTCGGGGTCGGGCAGGGACATCGGCTGCGAGGCCGTGAGCGGATCGGCGAGCGTGCTCGGGCTGCTGAAGCCAAGCGCCGCAGGGCGCGCGCCGGAGAGCGAGAGCGACGAGAGCGACGTCGAAGGGCCGCTGTCCCCGGGCGGACCCGAGGGCCGGCGCATCGGGCCCGAGAGGCCCGTCGTGTCGCCAGGTGGGAGGCTGTCGAGGTGCCGCGCGCGGAATGCGCCCGTGTGCGCGTAGGGCTGGTACGGCCCCGTCATCATCTCCTCGGCGCCGCCGCCGCAACGCTTCAGCGCAGAGAGCAGCTCGTCCATGCTCCCGAAGCGACGCTGCGGATCCTTCTCGAGACAGCGGAGGACGATCGCCTCCATCTCCTCGGAGATCACGAGGTTCGGGTTGTAATGGATCATCGGCGGCGGCAGGTCGTTCACGTGCGCCATCAGCGTGCCGACGCCGGGGCCCTTGTCGAAGGGCACCTTGCCGCAGAGCATCTCGTAGAGCATCACGCCGAGCGAGTAGATGTCGGTGCGCGCCGAGACCTCCGCGCCCACGATCTGCTCGGGCGCCATGTACTTCGGCGAGCCCATGAACAGGCCTTGCTGCGTGAGATCCTCCGCCTCGCCGGTCACGTCCTTGACGAGGCCGAAGTCGAGGACCTTGACGTTGTCCCGTTCGTCGCCGTGTTGCGCCAGGAGCACGTTGCCCGGCTTGAGATCCCGGTGCACGACGCCGATCTGGTGCGCCTCGCGCAGCGAGCGGCAGATCTGCCGGGCGATGTGGCAGGTGCGGCCCTCGCTGAACGGGCCTTCCTCGCGCAGCACGCGGTGGAGCGTCTTGCCGTCGACGAACTCCATCGCGATGTAATAGATGTCGTCGCTCTGCCCGTAATCGAACACGGTGACGGTGTTCGGGTGCGTGAGCTTTGCGGCGATCGACGCTTCGAGGAAGAAGCGCTTGTGGAACTCCGGATCGCGGTCGCCCTCGTACTTCGGGGAGAGGACCTTCAAGGCGCAGATGCGTCCGAGCGGCGCTTGCTCGGCCCTGTACACCTTGCCCATGCCGCCGCGGGCGATGACGCCGACGATCTTGAAGCGACCGCCGATGGCCATCCCGATGAGGGGATCCGGCGCGGCCCCCTTCGGGTCATCGACGCCCTCCGCCTGCTGGTCTTGTCGGGACGCGCCCATATGTGGAACCTGGGCCATCGGGTTTGGATCCTCGGCGAGCGGCGGCCCCCAAAGGCACGCTCGGGTGCGCTGAAAGTCTGCCGGTGCCGCGCTCTTGTGTCAATTCCGCTGACCACTTGCCCCCCCGTGAGAGGGGGCGCGGTGGGTCAGCCGAGCGAGGTTCGTCCGGGGGGCGTGGGGGTCGAGGGAACGACCTGCCCCGACGCAGGGCCCGGGCCCGGCGGCGGCGTCGAGGGGTTGATGGGCGCCCGCGGCGCCGAGGGCGGCGCGTCCGCCATGACGGCGTCGGGGATGGTGATTTCCATCCCGACCCCGCGCGGCATAGGCGCAGCCTTGGGGATCACCGGAACCTGCACGGAAGGCGGAGTCACGGCGAGCATCGCAGGCGTGCTCACCTTGCCCGAGGCCAGCGGACGCGTATCCGAGCCCTCCACGAGCACGCCGTCGACCTCCATCATGAGCGTCGCGGAGGTGACCACGATGTGCCGGCCGAGGCGCTTGACGAGCAGGACTGCGCGCGCGCCGGGCGACCATCGCGGCAGGACACGCGCCTTGTCGGACTCCTCGTCGACGAGCCACCCAACGAGCTCCGAGCCCACGAGCTGCGACGACGTTGCGGCCACGAGCTTGCCCGAGACCATGCGATATCGGCTGTTCTTCGTCTCGAAGACACGATCACCGGCCACGTCCGGGCGTAGCCTTCCCTCGAGGAAGGCGTCGGTGCTCACGCGGACGACGCGATCGCTGTCGGGCTCGAGGAAGTTCATGACGCCTCCCATAGGGGCACCCCGTCATGCCTCGATTATCACGCCCTGTCGCGGAGATACATCCCCCGACGTGCGGATGCCGAGAGACCACCCGGCCGGCGTTCGGCCGCATGGTCTCCCGGGCTACCACATTGCGCGGGATTCGCAGGGGATCAGGGAACGCGGGCCACGACGGCGAGGACCGTGGTGTCCATGCCGCGTTGCCCGGCCACCCACAGCCGATCCTGGTCGTCCGTGAAGAAGGGGAGCGACGCGCCGGGCGTGGCCGCTGAGAGGAACACGCCGGGCGTGCCCTCGGCGACGACGGCGCCGTTCTCCACACGGTAGCGCTGCGCGACGACGTCGAGCGCGTCGAACGTCGTGCCATCGACGGGCTGGAACGCGAGCACGCCGGTGTCACCCGAGCCGGGCGCGATCGCAGCGAGGCTGCCCGCGTATCCCGGCAGCGTGAAGAGCGACGCGCCGGCAGCGGGCCCCGTGCCCCGCGCGACCTTCTCCGCCGCGTACCCGCGCGCGTCTTGATCGCCGTTCGCCTCCGACATGATCACGAAAACGTTGCCCGCGTGATCCGCGGCGATGGGGCCGGACGCGACGCCGAATGTGTCGACCGCGAGCGGCGCGGCGCACGTCATGTCGCCGTCGGGCACGAGCCGGGGCATCGACGCTGCCGTGCCGCAGGCGTCCGCCGCGTAGAGCGCGTTCGTCTTCGTCGCGGCGTCGTTCACGGGCGAGATCCCCGTGTAGAGCAGCCGCCCGAGCGTCCCATCGCCCACGCCGACGCCCGCGTAGAACCCGTTTACCGGGTAACGCGCTGCGACGGTCGTGCCGTCGAGCAGGACGATCTCGCCCGTGAGATCGGAGGCCGTGTACGAGACGACCGTCCAGTCGAAGAACGGCAGATCGATCGCTTGAGCTCCAAGGAACGTCATCGCCGGGATCTTCGTGTCGACGTCGCTCGTCGTGATCGTGAGCTTGCCCGTCGCTCCGCCGGGCGGCGTGAGGCGCTCGATCGTCACGGAGCCGGGCGCGGGCGCGGGGCTCACCGCGACCGGGCCGCCGTGGCGCCCCCACGTCGAGGGCGCGCCGACGACCGCGTCGGACTCGTACAACCCGACGACGCAGAACCCTGCGTCCTTCACGGTGAAAAGATCCGCGTACGTCGAAGGGTCGAGGCACGCGCTGCCACCACCACCACCCGCGCCGCCGTTCCCACCCGCGCCGCCGCTGCCACCGTTGCCACCGTTGCCGCCGCTGCCGTTGCCGTCGTCGCCGCACGCGACCATCATCAAGCTCGCGCCGAGCGCGAGGGCGAGCGCGAGCCGCGAGCTCTGCCAGCGTTTCGATTCGTCGTTCATGTTCGTCTCCGCATGGGCGACACACCCGCGCCCTCGGGTCTCGTGGGCGGGATCGAACGATCCCGCCGAAGAGCGGCGCCGGCGTGGGCATGGACGGAG
Protein-coding sequences here:
- a CDS encoding TonB-dependent receptor domain-containing protein; this translates as MSSEPSSAHRDAPSASKEPRRSRPTRVLVALALACATALAAGPAMADARTEARRHFRAGMELISKGNYPEGIKELERAQEILPHPNVLFNIARAHAEAGNLEQAINAYKQYVASDPPDRAESAQVLKQLEEKLALQRAEQSKTTEPPKTNEGDTKPGDTKPGEDKPGDTKPGDTKPGDTKPGDTKPGDTPGDTKPGGTKPGDAQAQADVNKIVGKARDEDVYRETVITASRGAQSPLDSPNSTTIITRQDIRLSGITRIPELLRRVPGMDVMQITGGDTNVSMRGFNSRLANKLLVLINGQRPAYLDILGSTFWETLSIDVDQIERIEVVRGPGSALYGANAFAGVVNIITIAPGEGRTGFRVGYGDTGQGYGSAWATGRDGDLGYRASVGYTRYPRWTREVQNGRQDIQVFDPNQNLGAENLRVDIRLAQRFKNNRELQVGGGFARSDLDVYGIGPFNDYRARFDNADITALFKTENFSARVFYARVAAQTSSNHDYYGHTLFPSQANQNVVDAELNFFKDVTWPKSVEHSLRGGAAYRMKSITWTYLQDETPIENWGSLFLQDTLHFGKSVQLVVSGRADYVPYLQSVKVSPRGSVIIKPTDLQSIRVSGSTAFRNTTFLESYLDLPIQLQLPGAELISASQRYEDTAFRLRPESIITAEASYLNQMSDRFEFEATAYYNRVTDLIALAGERPLTLANRADGLGGLNPETGRYTVGFGGWLNRCDIQNVFGGEVGTRVYPIEGLDIFANYALNVSSQELPDGCSAPTDQRTSRHKINAGVQLRTKPGIDGEITFHYQSAQTWAEQVATLSGIQVQTFDIPGYALLNGRIGWRFPIASTTGEVSLVVYNALSGVVDEAPQMHPFGNRVGRRIMGFFQHTL
- a CDS encoding serine/threonine protein kinase, which gives rise to MAQVPHMGASRQDQQAEGVDDPKGAAPDPLIGMAIGGRFKIVGVIARGGMGKVYRAEQAPLGRICALKVLSPKYEGDRDPEFHKRFFLEASIAAKLTHPNTVTVFDYGQSDDIYYIAMEFVDGKTLHRVLREEGPFSEGRTCHIARQICRSLREAHQIGVVHRDLKPGNVLLAQHGDERDNVKVLDFGLVKDVTGEAEDLTQQGLFMGSPKYMAPEQIVGAEVSARTDIYSLGVMLYEMLCGKVPFDKGPGVGTLMAHVNDLPPPMIHYNPNLVISEEMEAIVLRCLEKDPQRRFGSMDELLSALKRCGGGAEEMMTGPYQPYAHTGAFRARHLDSLPPGDTTGLSGPMRRPSGPPGDSGPSTSLSSLSLSGARPAALGFSSPSTLADPLTASQPMSLPDPDALGGQSGKRRFMLITGVLVLGFVGIIITLTQTRSSGETTAGSASPATTPPPTPTQAAPQTPARPGDRVVHIESDPSGASVMEGNETLCGGTPCDVTFRGAGAAADVVHSLTLSKKGYQSKTIKVTVVEEKVKVTLDAAAGTVRTAPATTKTGGNKDPNYKPDPYKGNPY